From Acidimicrobiales bacterium, the proteins below share one genomic window:
- the nadD gene encoding nicotinate-nucleotide adenylyltransferase — MRIGLFGGTFDPIHVGHIVVATTVHHALRLDEMHVIVAGDPWQKDPPPVAPAAERYAAVQAAIYDIELPAITADAREVDRGGPTYTIDTVEELKALDPTGELFLVVGYDAAKQLDTWHRVEDLRALVTLVVVNRPRFDEVVDVPGWKVEVVDVPSIDVSSSLVRQRMAAGLPVDGLVPAAAMRVVRKHGRYAGAR, encoded by the coding sequence ATGCGCATCGGCCTCTTCGGCGGGACGTTCGATCCGATTCACGTCGGCCACATCGTGGTGGCGACGACGGTGCACCACGCGTTGCGGCTCGACGAGATGCACGTGATCGTCGCCGGCGACCCCTGGCAGAAAGACCCGCCGCCGGTGGCGCCGGCCGCCGAGCGCTACGCCGCGGTGCAGGCAGCGATCTACGACATCGAGCTGCCGGCGATCACCGCCGATGCCCGTGAAGTCGACCGGGGCGGACCGACCTACACGATCGACACCGTCGAGGAGCTCAAGGCGCTCGACCCCACGGGCGAGTTGTTCCTCGTCGTCGGTTACGACGCGGCGAAGCAGCTTGACACATGGCATCGCGTCGAGGACCTGCGAGCGCTCGTCACCCTCGTCGTGGTGAACCGGCCGCGCTTCGACGAGGTCGTCGACGTGCCCGGCTGGAAGGTGGAAGTGGTCGACGTCCCGTCGATCGACGTGTCGTCCTCGCTGGTGCGCCAGCGCATGGCGGCCGGCTTGCCCGTCGACGGTCTCGTGCCGGCGGCCGCGATGCGCGTGGTACGCAAACACGGGCGGTACGCTGGAGCCAGATGA